One genomic region from Lycorma delicatula isolate Av1 chromosome 9, ASM4794821v1, whole genome shotgun sequence encodes:
- the LOC142330000 gene encoding uncharacterized protein LOC142330000 yields MDGSVNNNFVNEALPLNKDIKLETEQDNVTEMICLFLPDNVTEIDTSFEHQEDLLQLKEEPLDIVDGDVEKDPLAIEETKLVKSENFKIENEEVTIDEGTIEDSTKNFITCKRCINNSVHDGIIKEKSNECMCVYGDVTTEKDLVENISSKNKLPVQKGKKLVCEYCSESFKCKCYLKSHINFQAKEKKNNTNFCQKSFNQSSTLKSHLNIHTKEKNYMCNFCQKVFNSSSSLKKHLNIHTKEKNYVCNFCPKSFNH; encoded by the exons atGGATGgatctgtaaataataattttgttaatgaagcTCTGCctcttaataaagatattaaattagagaCTGAACAGGATAATGTAACAGAAATGATATGCTTATTTTTACCAGATAATGTGACTGAAATTGATACATCATTTGAGCAT caagaaGATTTACTACAACTGAAGGAGGAACCGCTTGATATTGTTGATGGTGATgttgaaaaagatcctttagcaattgaagagactaaattagttaaatcagaaaattttaaaattgaaaatgaagag gttactatcGATGAAGGAACTATAGAGGATAGTaccaagaattttattacttgtaagagatgcataaataattctgtacatgatggaattataaaagaaaaatccaatgaatgtatgtgtgtatatggtgatgttacaacagaaaaagatttAGTTGAGAATATAAGTAGTAAAAACAAGTTACCTGtccagaaaggaaaaaaattggtttgtgaatattgcaGTGAAAGTTtcaaatgtaaatgttatttaaagagtCACATTAACTTtcaggctaaagagaaaaaaaataatactaacttttgtcagaagtcttttaatcaaagttctactttaaaatcgcatcttaatattcatacaaaagagaaaaattatatgtgtaacttctgccaaaaggttttcaattcttcttctagtttaaagaaacatcttaatattcatacaaaagagaaaaattatgtttgtaacttttgtccgAAGTCTTTTAATCATTAA